One Pseudomonas abieticivorans genomic region harbors:
- a CDS encoding HDOD domain-containing protein, translated as MSQELSEEQIQQALQGISVPPQPQIMVDLQMEQYMPDPDLGAIARLIAQDPGLSGALLKIVNSPYYGLTNKIASIQRAVNLLGSRSIINLINAQSIKGEMSDETIVTLNRFWDTAQDVAMTCLTLAKRIGSQAVDEAYALGLFHDCGIPLMLKRFPNYMSVLEEAYANAGPDRRVVDTENRAFNTNHAVVGYYTAKSWRLPEHLSNAIANHHNALAIFSDDSTRNAQLKNLLAILKMAEHICSSYRVLGNQAEDHEWNSISHLVLDYVGLSDYDFENLKESIRELRAH; from the coding sequence ATGTCCCAAGAGCTTTCAGAAGAACAGATCCAGCAGGCCCTGCAAGGCATCAGCGTACCGCCTCAACCGCAAATCATGGTGGATTTGCAGATGGAGCAGTACATGCCCGACCCGGACCTGGGTGCGATCGCCCGGCTGATAGCGCAAGACCCCGGCTTGTCGGGCGCGTTGCTCAAAATTGTCAATTCGCCGTATTACGGGCTGACCAACAAGATTGCCTCGATCCAGCGCGCGGTCAATCTGCTGGGCAGCCGTTCGATCATCAACCTGATCAATGCGCAGTCGATCAAGGGTGAGATGAGCGATGAAACCATCGTTACCCTCAACCGTTTCTGGGACACCGCCCAGGACGTGGCGATGACCTGCCTGACCCTGGCCAAGCGCATCGGCTCCCAGGCGGTGGACGAGGCCTATGCCCTGGGCCTGTTCCACGATTGTGGGATACCGCTGATGCTCAAGCGGTTCCCCAACTACATGTCGGTACTGGAGGAGGCCTATGCCAATGCCGGGCCCGACCGACGCGTGGTCGACACCGAAAATCGTGCGTTCAACACCAACCACGCGGTGGTGGGGTATTACACCGCCAAGTCCTGGCGCCTGCCGGAGCACTTGAGCAATGCCATTGCCAACCACCACAATGCCCTGGCGATCTTCAGCGATGATTCCACGCGAAACGCGCAGTTGAAGAACCTGCTGGCAATCCTCAAGATGGCCGAACATATTTGCTCGTCTTACCGAGTGCTGGGCAACCAGGCCGAAGACCACGAGTGGAACAGCATCAGCCACCTGGTGCTCGATTACGTGGGGCTGTCGGACTACGATTTCGAGAACTTGAAAGAGTCCATTCGTGAATTGCGCGCACACTAA
- the mutM gene encoding bifunctional DNA-formamidopyrimidine glycosylase/DNA-(apurinic or apyrimidinic site) lyase has protein sequence MPELPEVETTRRGIAPHLEGQRVSRVIVRDRRLRWPIPEDLDVRLSGQRIVGVERRAKYLLINAEVGTLISHLGMSGNLRLVEVGMPALKHEHVDIELESGLALRYTDPRRFGAMLWSLDPLNHELLIRLGPEPLTELFDGERLFQLSRGRSMAVKPFIMDNAVVVGVGNIYATEALFAAGIDPRREAGGISRARYLKLAVEIKRILTYAIERGGTTLRDFIGGDGQPGYFQQELFVYGRGGELCKLCGSTLREVRLDQRASVYCPRCQK, from the coding sequence ATGCCTGAGTTGCCAGAAGTCGAAACCACGCGTCGCGGTATTGCCCCTCACCTGGAGGGCCAGCGCGTCAGCCGGGTGATCGTGCGCGACCGGCGATTGCGCTGGCCGATCCCGGAAGACCTGGACGTGCGCCTGTCCGGCCAGCGGATCGTGGGCGTGGAGCGACGGGCCAAGTATCTGCTGATCAATGCCGAGGTGGGCACGTTGATCAGCCACTTGGGCATGTCGGGCAATTTGCGCCTGGTCGAGGTGGGCATGCCCGCGCTCAAGCATGAGCACGTGGATATCGAGCTAGAATCCGGCCTGGCCCTGCGCTACACCGACCCCCGGCGCTTTGGCGCGATGCTGTGGAGCCTGGACCCGCTCAACCACGAACTGTTGATCCGCCTGGGGCCGGAACCGTTGACCGAGCTGTTTGATGGCGAGCGTCTGTTTCAGTTGTCGCGTGGGCGCAGCATGGCGGTCAAGCCGTTCATCATGGATAACGCCGTGGTGGTGGGCGTGGGCAACATCTATGCGACCGAAGCGCTGTTCGCTGCCGGCATCGACCCACGCCGCGAGGCCGGGGGTATTTCCCGGGCGCGCTACCTGAAGCTGGCGGTGGAGATCAAACGCATCCTCACCTATGCGATCGAGCGTGGCGGCACCACCCTGCGCGACTTCATTGGTGGCGATGGCCAGCCTGGCTATTTTCAGCAGGAGTTGTTCGTGTACGGGCGTGGCGGCGAGCTGTGCAAGCTGTGTGGCAGCACCTTGCGCGAAGTACGCCTGGACCAGCGCGCCAGCGTGTATTGCCCGCGATGCCAGAAGTAA
- a CDS encoding multidrug transporter, translating to MNCFRILSILVTLSLGLQALPAAAQATTSNSSGDPTYDIQSPPAFAMIGDLLVARPLLIAATAIGAVVFVVTLPFSAAGGGIGAAGKALVVDPGKSAFVRCLGCTGDGYNKRE from the coding sequence ATGAACTGTTTTCGCATTCTGTCGATCCTCGTCACCCTGAGCCTTGGCCTGCAGGCCCTGCCGGCAGCGGCGCAGGCGACCACCAGCAACTCCAGCGGCGACCCGACCTACGATATCCAGTCGCCGCCTGCTTTCGCGATGATCGGCGACCTGCTGGTTGCCCGCCCCCTGTTGATCGCCGCAACGGCCATCGGCGCGGTGGTGTTCGTGGTTACGCTGCCTTTCTCGGCGGCTGGCGGCGGCATTGGCGCGGCGGGCAAGGCACTGGTGGTTGACCCGGGCAAATCGGCGTTCGTTCGCTGTCTGGGGTGTACGGGTGATGGGTATAACAAGCGCGAGTGA